The sequence GTGGGCGACCAAGCGGAGGTCGGCTGCAACGCGGTGCTCAACCCCGGATCCATCCTAGGCAAACGCTCCCTTGTCGGACCGCTGACTCCCTTCAAGGGCACGCTAGGGCCCAACAAGCTGCTGGTCAGCAAGCCGGAAACCTCGATCCAGGAGCGATAGGCCCCGTTTTCGCCGCAGCTTTCGCTTGAACAATTGCGGCGCTGCTTCTAAACCCCGCTGCTTCGTTTCCAGAAGCGTCGCCCTCAGCTTCCATCATCTTCCTTCCCGACATGAGAATTCTTTCCGGCATTCAACCCTCTGGCATCCTGCACGCAGGCAACTACTTCGGCATGATGAAGCCCTCCATCGAGCTTCAGGATCAAGGAGAAGCGTTCTACTTCATCGCCGACTACCATTCCATGACGTCGCTCACCGACGCGAAGTTGCGTCGTGAATACACCCAGCGGGTCGCCATCGACTTCCTGGCCTGTGGGCTCGACCCGGAGCGGGCGGTGCTTTTCAAGCAGTCCGACGTGCCGGAACACGTCGAACTCTCATGGATGCTTTCGACCGTTTGCCCAATGGGCCTTCTGGAGCGCTGCCACAGCTACAAGGACAAGATCGCCAAAGGCGTTTCGCCAAACCATGGCCTGTTCGCCTACCCGGTGCTCATGGCGGCCGACATTCTCATCTACGACGCCGAAGTGGTGCCGGTCGGACAGGACCAGAAGCAGCACGTGGAAGTCACCCGCGACCTCGCCAACAAGTTCAACGACCTCTACGGCGAAACCTTCGTCGTGCCGGAGCCGCGCATACGCCGGGACGTGGCCAAGGTTCCAGGGATCGACGGCGGCAAGATGAGCAAAAGCTATAACAATACCGTCGACATCTTCGGCGACCAGAAGGCCATCAAGAAACGCATCATGAGCATCGTCATGGACAGCCGAAGCATGGAGGAGCCGAAGCCGGACGCAGAAGAGAATTTCGCCGTGCAGATCCTCAAGTACGTGACCGACGAGAGCACCTACCAGGAAACCCTGGATGCGCTCAAAGCGGGCGGCTACGGCTACGGGCACCTGAAAAAGAAGCTCTTCGAATGCTACTGGGAGTATTTCGCCGAGGCACGTCAGCGTCGTGAGGAGCTGATGGCCAACCTCGACTACGTGCAGGAGGTGCTGGACAAGGGGGCGGAAAAGGCTCGCTCCATCGCTTCGGTCGTCAACAAACGGGCTCGGATCGCCTGCGGCTTGG comes from Pelagicoccus sp. SDUM812003 and encodes:
- the trpS gene encoding tryptophan--tRNA ligase, whose amino-acid sequence is MRILSGIQPSGILHAGNYFGMMKPSIELQDQGEAFYFIADYHSMTSLTDAKLRREYTQRVAIDFLACGLDPERAVLFKQSDVPEHVELSWMLSTVCPMGLLERCHSYKDKIAKGVSPNHGLFAYPVLMAADILIYDAEVVPVGQDQKQHVEVTRDLANKFNDLYGETFVVPEPRIRRDVAKVPGIDGGKMSKSYNNTVDIFGDQKAIKKRIMSIVMDSRSMEEPKPDAEENFAVQILKYVTDESTYQETLDALKAGGYGYGHLKKKLFECYWEYFAEARQRREELMANLDYVQEVLDKGAEKARSIASVVNKRARIACGLE